From the genome of Acropora palmata chromosome 4, jaAcrPala1.3, whole genome shotgun sequence, one region includes:
- the LOC141880356 gene encoding UDP-N-acetylglucosamine--peptide N-acetylglucosaminyltransferase 110 kDa subunit-like isoform X2, which yields MVMGTTILDDAATLAELAHREYQAGSYDRAEQICMQLWRQQPENTGVLLLLSSIHFQCRRLDRSAHFSTLAIKQNPVLAEAYSNLGNVFKERGQLKDALDNYRHAVKLKPDFIDGYINLAAALVAAGDLEGAVNAYATALQYNPDLYCVRSDLGNLLKALGRLEEAKACYLKAIETQPSFAVAWSNLGCVFNAQGEIWLAIHHFEKAVQLDQNFLDAYINLGNVLKEARIFDRAVAAYLRALNLSPNHAVVHGNLACVYYEQGLIDLAVDTYRRAIELQPNFPDAYCNLANALKEQGKVTEAEECYNTALRLCPTHADSLNNLANIKREQGKIEESVRLYCKALEIFPEFAAAHSNLASVLQQQGKLHEALLHYKEAIRIHPTFADAYSNMGNTLKEMQDIQGAIQCYTRAIQINPAFADAHSNLASVHKDSGNIPEAIQSYRTALKLKPSFPDAYCNLAHCLQIICDWTDYDSRMKKLVSIVADQLENNRLPSVHPHHSMLYPLTHQMRRDIANRHGNLCVEKVALLHKPPYPYPKSLKESDGRLRIGYVSSDFGNHPTSHLMQSIPGFHDTNRVEIFCYALTADDNTSFRRKIEGDSEHFIDLSSIPCHGDAADRINADGIHVLVNMNGYTKGARNEIFALRPAPIQVMWLGYPGTSGAPYMDYIITDKVTSPLELADQYSEKLAYMPNTFFVGDHKQMFPHLIQYLRASNTQVIAEVTQNGIVPAHAAAVLLDEEKNDPKLANKVGALIEEKKREYSGCKDSGERIPSTVPIITRAHYGLPEDAIVYCNFNQLYKIDPPTLRSWVNILKNVPNSVLWLLRFPAVGEPNLKAQAMSMGLAQERVIFSPVAPKEEHVRRGQLADVCLDTPLCNGHTTGMDVLWAGCPMVTLPLETLASRVASSQLTALGCPELVARDREDYENIAIRLGNDLNYLKKIRDKVWNARLRSPLFNTRQYAYDLENLLLKIWRRHESGLETDHISS from the exons ATGGTCATGGGGACGACTATTTTAGACGATGCTG CTACTCTGGCCGAATTGGCCCATCGCGAATATCAAGCAGGAAGCTATGATCGCGCCGAACAAATCTGCATGCAGTTGTGGCGACAACAACCCGAAAACACTGGAGTTTTGCTTCTTCTGTCTTCGATACATTTTCAATGTCGTCGATTGGACAG ATCGGCGCATTTCAGCACGCTTGCCATAAAACAGAATCCGGTCCTTGCTGAAGCTTACTCTAACTTGGGAAACGTGTTCAAAGAAAGAGGACAGCTGAAAGACGCCTTAGACAATTATCGCCACGCCGTGAAGTTGAAGCCGGACTTCATCGATGGTTATATCAATTTAGCTGCCGCCTTAGTGGCTGCTGGAGATCTAGAAGGAGCCGTGAACGCTTATGCAACCGCTTTGCAGTATAATCCG GACCTGTATTGTGTGCGAAGTGATCTTGGCAATTTGTTGAAGGCTTTGGGAAGACTCGAAGAAGCAAAG GCGTGCTACTTGAAAGCCATAGAAACACAGCCCAGTTTTGCTGTGGCTTGGAGTAACCTTGGCTGTGTCTTCAATGCCCAAGGAGAAATATGGCTGGCCATTCATCACTTTGAGAAG GCTGTTCAGTTAGACCAGAACTTTCTTGATGCCTACATTAATCTTggaaatgttttgaaagaagCAAGGATCTTTGACAG agCTGTTGCAGCTTATTTGCGTGCGTTGAATTTGAGTCCCAACCATGCAGTGGTGCATGGTAACTTGGCCTGCGTCTACTATGAACAAGG TCTCATTGACTTGGCCGTAGACACCTACAGAAGGGCAATCGAACTGCAACCAAATTTCCCGGATGCATATTGCAACTTAGCAAATGCCTTGAAGGAACAAGGAAAG GTGACAGAAGCAGAGGAGTGCTACAACACAGCCCTACGATTGTGCCCTACCCATGCAGACTCCCTCAACAACCTTGCTAACATCAAACGAGAGCAAGGCAAGATTGAAGAGTCAGTCAGACTTTACTGTAAAGCCTTAGAG ATTTTCCCTGAGTTTGCTGCTGCGCATTCAAACCTTGCTAGTGTTCTCCAGCAGCAAGGGAAGCTTCATGAGGCTCTTTTACACTACAAGGAAGCTATCAG AATTCACCCTACTTTTGCTGATGCTTATTCCAACATGGGAAACACACTCAAGGAAATGCAAGACATCCAGGGAGCCATTCAGTGTTATACAAGAGCCATACAAATCAATCCAGCATTTGCTGATGCTCACAGTAATCTAGCTTCTGTCCACAAG GACTCTGGAAACATCCCTGAAGCAATCCAATCTTACCGAACAGCGCTGAAACTAAAACCTAGTTTCCCTGATGCATATTGCAATCTGGCCCACTGTCTCCAG ATCATCTGTGACTGGACTGACTATGACTCTCGCATGAAGAAGTTGGTCTCCATTGTTGCTGATCAGTTGGAGAATAACAGGCTCCCTTCTGTTCACCCACATCACAGCATGCTGTACCCGCTGACACACCAAATGAGGCGCGATATTGCCAATAGACATGGCAACCTCTGTGTTGAAAAG GTTGCGCTTTTACACAAGCCCCCATACCCTTATCCCAAGTCActgaaagagagcgatggaaGGCTGAGGATAGGTTATGTGTCCAGTGATTTTGGCAACCACCCCACGTCGCATCTGATGCAAAGTATACCAGGGTTTCACGACACCAACAGAGTCGAG ATCTTCTGCTATGCGCTCACAGCTGATGACAACACCAGTTTCAGGAGGAAGATCGAGGGAGATTCCGAACACTTCATTGACCTGTCATCTATTCCTTGCCATGGAGACGCTGCGGATCGTATCAACGCGGACGGCATTCATGTCCTTGTTAACATGAATGGTTACACGAAAGGAGCGAGGAACGAAATATTTGCCTTACGTCCAGCACCCATCCAG GTGATGTGGCTGGGTTACCCAGGAACGAGTGGTGCCCCATACATGGACTACATCATCACAGACAAAGTGACCTCGCCCTTGGAACTGGCTGATCAGTACTCGGAGAAACTCGCCTACATGCCGAACACTTTCTTCGTGGGAGATCACAAACAGATGTTTCCGCACTTGATTCAGTACCTCAGGGCTTCCAATACGCAAGTTATTGCAGAGGTTACTCAAAATGGAATAGTGCCCGCTCATGCGGCCGCAGTCTTGCTGGACGAAGAGAAAAATGACCCCAAGTTGGCCAACAAAGTGGGCGCCCTGATAGAGGAGAAGAAGAGAGAGTATTCTGGCTGCAAGGACAGCGGCGAGAGGATACCAAGCACGGTGCCAATTATCACGCGGGCTCATTATGGGCTCCCAGAGGATGCGATCgtttattgcaattttaacCAGCTGTACAAGATCGACCCACCCACCTTGCGCAGTTGGGTGAACATCCTCAAGAACGTGCCCAATTCTGTGTTGTGGTTGCTTCGATTTCCAGCCGTAGGCGAACCCAACCTGAAGGCGCAAGCGATGTCCATGGGGCTGGCACAAGAGCGCGTCATTTTCTCCCCAGTGGCGCCCAAAGAAGAGCATGTTCGACGCGGCCAGCTGGCAGACGTCTGTCTGGACACGCCACTCTGCAATGGTCACACAACAGGTATGGACGTGCTGTGGGCGGGCTGCCCCATGGTCACGCTGCCGCTGGAGACGTTGGCGTCACGAGTTGCTTCCTCGCAGCTCACCGCTCTTGGTTGCCCCGAGCTGGTGGCCAGAGATAGAGAAGATTACGAGAACATCGCCATTCGACTTGGAAATGACTTGAATTA tttaaagaaaataagagaCAAGGTGTGGAATGCCCGTCTTCGAAGCCCGCTGTTCAACACAAGACAGTATGCGTATGACCTCGAGAATCTACTGCTGAAAATTTGGAGAAGACACGAAAGCGGCCTGGAAACTGACCACATCTCTTCTTGA
- the LOC141880356 gene encoding UDP-N-acetylglucosamine--peptide N-acetylglucosaminyltransferase 110 kDa subunit-like isoform X1, which produces MPLSSLSVGSYFSEVSVDFGFVDIYGDKIMKFQPERVHYSATLAELAHREYQAGSYDRAEQICMQLWRQQPENTGVLLLLSSIHFQCRRLDRSAHFSTLAIKQNPVLAEAYSNLGNVFKERGQLKDALDNYRHAVKLKPDFIDGYINLAAALVAAGDLEGAVNAYATALQYNPDLYCVRSDLGNLLKALGRLEEAKACYLKAIETQPSFAVAWSNLGCVFNAQGEIWLAIHHFEKAVQLDQNFLDAYINLGNVLKEARIFDRAVAAYLRALNLSPNHAVVHGNLACVYYEQGLIDLAVDTYRRAIELQPNFPDAYCNLANALKEQGKVTEAEECYNTALRLCPTHADSLNNLANIKREQGKIEESVRLYCKALEIFPEFAAAHSNLASVLQQQGKLHEALLHYKEAIRIHPTFADAYSNMGNTLKEMQDIQGAIQCYTRAIQINPAFADAHSNLASVHKDSGNIPEAIQSYRTALKLKPSFPDAYCNLAHCLQIICDWTDYDSRMKKLVSIVADQLENNRLPSVHPHHSMLYPLTHQMRRDIANRHGNLCVEKVALLHKPPYPYPKSLKESDGRLRIGYVSSDFGNHPTSHLMQSIPGFHDTNRVEIFCYALTADDNTSFRRKIEGDSEHFIDLSSIPCHGDAADRINADGIHVLVNMNGYTKGARNEIFALRPAPIQVMWLGYPGTSGAPYMDYIITDKVTSPLELADQYSEKLAYMPNTFFVGDHKQMFPHLIQYLRASNTQVIAEVTQNGIVPAHAAAVLLDEEKNDPKLANKVGALIEEKKREYSGCKDSGERIPSTVPIITRAHYGLPEDAIVYCNFNQLYKIDPPTLRSWVNILKNVPNSVLWLLRFPAVGEPNLKAQAMSMGLAQERVIFSPVAPKEEHVRRGQLADVCLDTPLCNGHTTGMDVLWAGCPMVTLPLETLASRVASSQLTALGCPELVARDREDYENIAIRLGNDLNYLKKIRDKVWNARLRSPLFNTRQYAYDLENLLLKIWRRHESGLETDHISS; this is translated from the exons ATGCCTTTGTCTAGCCTCTCAGTAGGCAGTTATTTTTCCGAAGTCAGtgttgattttggttttgtggACATTTATGGggacaaaataatgaaatttcaacCAGAAAGGGTTCATTATAGCG CTACTCTGGCCGAATTGGCCCATCGCGAATATCAAGCAGGAAGCTATGATCGCGCCGAACAAATCTGCATGCAGTTGTGGCGACAACAACCCGAAAACACTGGAGTTTTGCTTCTTCTGTCTTCGATACATTTTCAATGTCGTCGATTGGACAG ATCGGCGCATTTCAGCACGCTTGCCATAAAACAGAATCCGGTCCTTGCTGAAGCTTACTCTAACTTGGGAAACGTGTTCAAAGAAAGAGGACAGCTGAAAGACGCCTTAGACAATTATCGCCACGCCGTGAAGTTGAAGCCGGACTTCATCGATGGTTATATCAATTTAGCTGCCGCCTTAGTGGCTGCTGGAGATCTAGAAGGAGCCGTGAACGCTTATGCAACCGCTTTGCAGTATAATCCG GACCTGTATTGTGTGCGAAGTGATCTTGGCAATTTGTTGAAGGCTTTGGGAAGACTCGAAGAAGCAAAG GCGTGCTACTTGAAAGCCATAGAAACACAGCCCAGTTTTGCTGTGGCTTGGAGTAACCTTGGCTGTGTCTTCAATGCCCAAGGAGAAATATGGCTGGCCATTCATCACTTTGAGAAG GCTGTTCAGTTAGACCAGAACTTTCTTGATGCCTACATTAATCTTggaaatgttttgaaagaagCAAGGATCTTTGACAG agCTGTTGCAGCTTATTTGCGTGCGTTGAATTTGAGTCCCAACCATGCAGTGGTGCATGGTAACTTGGCCTGCGTCTACTATGAACAAGG TCTCATTGACTTGGCCGTAGACACCTACAGAAGGGCAATCGAACTGCAACCAAATTTCCCGGATGCATATTGCAACTTAGCAAATGCCTTGAAGGAACAAGGAAAG GTGACAGAAGCAGAGGAGTGCTACAACACAGCCCTACGATTGTGCCCTACCCATGCAGACTCCCTCAACAACCTTGCTAACATCAAACGAGAGCAAGGCAAGATTGAAGAGTCAGTCAGACTTTACTGTAAAGCCTTAGAG ATTTTCCCTGAGTTTGCTGCTGCGCATTCAAACCTTGCTAGTGTTCTCCAGCAGCAAGGGAAGCTTCATGAGGCTCTTTTACACTACAAGGAAGCTATCAG AATTCACCCTACTTTTGCTGATGCTTATTCCAACATGGGAAACACACTCAAGGAAATGCAAGACATCCAGGGAGCCATTCAGTGTTATACAAGAGCCATACAAATCAATCCAGCATTTGCTGATGCTCACAGTAATCTAGCTTCTGTCCACAAG GACTCTGGAAACATCCCTGAAGCAATCCAATCTTACCGAACAGCGCTGAAACTAAAACCTAGTTTCCCTGATGCATATTGCAATCTGGCCCACTGTCTCCAG ATCATCTGTGACTGGACTGACTATGACTCTCGCATGAAGAAGTTGGTCTCCATTGTTGCTGATCAGTTGGAGAATAACAGGCTCCCTTCTGTTCACCCACATCACAGCATGCTGTACCCGCTGACACACCAAATGAGGCGCGATATTGCCAATAGACATGGCAACCTCTGTGTTGAAAAG GTTGCGCTTTTACACAAGCCCCCATACCCTTATCCCAAGTCActgaaagagagcgatggaaGGCTGAGGATAGGTTATGTGTCCAGTGATTTTGGCAACCACCCCACGTCGCATCTGATGCAAAGTATACCAGGGTTTCACGACACCAACAGAGTCGAG ATCTTCTGCTATGCGCTCACAGCTGATGACAACACCAGTTTCAGGAGGAAGATCGAGGGAGATTCCGAACACTTCATTGACCTGTCATCTATTCCTTGCCATGGAGACGCTGCGGATCGTATCAACGCGGACGGCATTCATGTCCTTGTTAACATGAATGGTTACACGAAAGGAGCGAGGAACGAAATATTTGCCTTACGTCCAGCACCCATCCAG GTGATGTGGCTGGGTTACCCAGGAACGAGTGGTGCCCCATACATGGACTACATCATCACAGACAAAGTGACCTCGCCCTTGGAACTGGCTGATCAGTACTCGGAGAAACTCGCCTACATGCCGAACACTTTCTTCGTGGGAGATCACAAACAGATGTTTCCGCACTTGATTCAGTACCTCAGGGCTTCCAATACGCAAGTTATTGCAGAGGTTACTCAAAATGGAATAGTGCCCGCTCATGCGGCCGCAGTCTTGCTGGACGAAGAGAAAAATGACCCCAAGTTGGCCAACAAAGTGGGCGCCCTGATAGAGGAGAAGAAGAGAGAGTATTCTGGCTGCAAGGACAGCGGCGAGAGGATACCAAGCACGGTGCCAATTATCACGCGGGCTCATTATGGGCTCCCAGAGGATGCGATCgtttattgcaattttaacCAGCTGTACAAGATCGACCCACCCACCTTGCGCAGTTGGGTGAACATCCTCAAGAACGTGCCCAATTCTGTGTTGTGGTTGCTTCGATTTCCAGCCGTAGGCGAACCCAACCTGAAGGCGCAAGCGATGTCCATGGGGCTGGCACAAGAGCGCGTCATTTTCTCCCCAGTGGCGCCCAAAGAAGAGCATGTTCGACGCGGCCAGCTGGCAGACGTCTGTCTGGACACGCCACTCTGCAATGGTCACACAACAGGTATGGACGTGCTGTGGGCGGGCTGCCCCATGGTCACGCTGCCGCTGGAGACGTTGGCGTCACGAGTTGCTTCCTCGCAGCTCACCGCTCTTGGTTGCCCCGAGCTGGTGGCCAGAGATAGAGAAGATTACGAGAACATCGCCATTCGACTTGGAAATGACTTGAATTA tttaaagaaaataagagaCAAGGTGTGGAATGCCCGTCTTCGAAGCCCGCTGTTCAACACAAGACAGTATGCGTATGACCTCGAGAATCTACTGCTGAAAATTTGGAGAAGACACGAAAGCGGCCTGGAAACTGACCACATCTCTTCTTGA